From the Telopea speciosissima isolate NSW1024214 ecotype Mountain lineage chromosome 9, Tspe_v1, whole genome shotgun sequence genome, the window AAACATCAGCTTTGGCTGTGATTGCCACACCCGAAATCCACTCTGGTGCAAGGTATCCAAAGGTCCCTCTCATGCTTGTCAACACCCGACTGAATTCCCGGCCAACAAGCTTTGCCATGCCAAAGTCTGCCACCATGggacaaaattcagcatctaaaAGTATGTTCTCAGGTTTGATGTCACAGTGTATGATGCAGTCTCTGCACTTCTCATGTAGATAAGTTAGTCCTCTTGCTGTTCCAAGAGCGATTTGGTATCTTGTTTTCCAATCTATAATCTCAAAGTCCTTTTTGTCATGAAATAGATGGGAATCTAAAGAGCCCTTTGGCATAAAATCATAGACCAGCAATCTTTTTGTACCTTGACAGCAGAACCCTCGAAGGCGAACGAGGTTAATGTGTTGAATCATCCCAATCGTGCTTACTTCAGATCGGAACTGCTTCTCTCCTTGACTGAAGCCTTCAAGTTTCTTCACAGCTACAAGCGTCAAACCAGGCAATGTTCCTTTAAAGACGCAACCAAATCCTCCTCTTCCTACCTGTTCGGAGAAGTTCTTGGTTGCAATTTGTAAGTCTCTGTACGAAAACTGAACCAAAGAATCCTGAATTTGATTTGAAGGTCCGAATACATTCCTTCTCCGCCGCCTCCAGAATAGCACCAAAACAGATCCCAAGAGCAGTAAAACTACAACTCCTGAAATAACACCAACAATGACACCAGTAATTGGTCTCTTCTTCTTACCTCCAGACTTTGAAAGCTCAGAAGCAGCAAGTTTGAGATATAGGTTTCCTCCGCCACCGTCACCTTCTGAAAGTTGTTGCAGATTCAAGAGATCTCCTTTCCATACTGAACACCCACCATCATATGCATATGCAGTGCAAGAACAGTTATTCAGGCAAGCCAATTCGCATGCTTGGGCACTCTCAACTGCCAAAGATTGTGGATTTATTGGCAAGCTCATGTTGGCCATCGCTAAGAATCCATCTTTCCCCCCATTCATAGAAACATTGTTTACACAATGCAAAGGGGTTCTCCTCACGCAACCCCCAGACCAATCGCTCAGATTATAATAATCTGCTGTTGAGTGTGGAGTAAAACCTTGCAAACATTCACAGAAGTGTATATTTTGCTCGTTGCAGGTACTAAAAGCCCCACAGAGAGCATAAACGTCGCATATCTGTTTTGGCTGAGACCAAAACAAATTCCAGCCAACACCATCCAGCCATAGTAGTTGCTTGACCTGCCCCGTTACATCCATTAAAAATCTAGTGATGATAGAAGTATTGTATACATTATAAGTGAAATAGCTCTCGTTCTGGTTTGAAACATAAGAGTAGTAAAAGTAATTATTGCCCTCCATCTCAGGAACTAGGCTGAAGATATGCCCATTCCAAGACCCACTAGTCCAGTACCTTTGAGAACTATTCCACAATAGGAAATACTGACTGCTTCCGGCGGGGTCCAACTCGCAAGAGAAGATCCCCATAGCAGGATCCTCTGAATTCTTCCACGAAGTAAGCATCTGTGAAGTATTGGTGAGTTTATTCAGCCCAAGTTTCCCACCCGGTAACCAAGTATTAGTTTGGTGATCAAAACTCTGCCAAATGAAAGCAGAGGAGTTTAGTTTGTGTCTCAAAACCAGATTTCCAGAGTCAAGAAGCACTGCCTCTGTAGAATTCAAGGTTATGGAGGTCAAATTGGTAGACCAAATACGGGTTTTGGATGAGTCGAAGAGAACTAGATTGCCATCCTCTAGGAGTTTCAGTTGTGAAGAAGACTTATCAGAGATGGGTTTATCTCTGTTTGCCTCCCAAACAATTGTCCTTTCTGAGATCTTTCTGTACCATATGCCTATGAAGTAGTTCTGAGATTTATTACCTGTAGCGAAAAAGCCTAATTCGAAGTTCCCAGCTGGCTCAGAGATTATGGTTTGGTCTCCAGAAATAGAATCACCAGTAGAGATGGTACTAGCTCCATTAGAAAGAAGGGTTTTAAGAGAGAAGCaatgaaacagaagagagaggaagaagaaccatgaACTTTCTTTGGCACCCATTTGTGTACAATCACTGACAGACTAAGACAGACACTTCagtaaggagaagaagaggataggGATCGTCTTCTTGAGACGCAATATATACCCACCTTCACAATACCTCGTTTTGTTATTAAACATTTGAACGAGTCAAAATGGAGCAACAAACTTCGAAAACATCTCCAAGGCACCTGAATTTTGACAAAAATTTAGTGACTAAATGACATGGGAATCGTCATCTGCAGTAGTCTCCTCCCCAAGTGACTGAAGAAATGACGATGTTAACAATTACTTCTTTTGTCTACTCTGCCCACCTGCACAGTATCTTACTCTCTCATCTTGTAGTGAGTCAAGAAATGTCCACTTATGACTTGTAGACTTGACTCTTTTACTGAATTCTTATTCAAGTTCAGCTTCTGTACTAGTTTCTGTTGTTTTCTGTATAATGTAAATGTTTATGTCTTGCAGtggatttgagagagagagagagagaggatacaAAATATTGATGAAAAAGCCTATAATGGTCTGTCAAATGAAGGCACTGCACTCGTTGTCCCAGGTTCCCAGCTGCGCGCAGGAAAATGTGTACGGTCGATTCCTTCTCTTTGTAGTCAATCTTAGCTTCTCATGTTAGAGGGGAAAATCGAAGGAATTACCTGTGAAAATAACTTTTTGTATGTGGGTAAGTCAAAAACGGACTGCTAGCATTAATTTAGTATTATGCATTCAATGGCTTTTGAATGAAATTAACGAAGAAGAAAACGAAGAAGGAATTGGAGAAGAGTGGGGCGGACGCCTCGAAGTGGAATGAACAAGTTTCTCCTCCACTCCATATAtcgcctataaatagagggtgaCGGGAGATGTTCGACACTTGTAGGAATATTTTGGGTGTGACTGATATTCCTTGTTGAGTTTTCATGTACATGCTGTGGGTGAGGTGTATGAGTTGTGATTTTAACAGTAATAAtgaaggaatttttatcctctcaattataCTGTCTGtatttgacgtcaagtacatctaatagttGGAGGGATCCACCTCGGATAGTGTGTTCAGACAGGGGGGTAGGATAATCATTTTTGcttcctctgttagatgtacttgatgtcaagtatgagcagtgtaattgagaggataaagatcctgtAATTGCCTCGTGGATGTAGGCCAACGTGCCAAAGcatgcatggtttgaggtatcgacATCGGTTTTATAGTTGTCCAATCCCGAGATCAAGTGGATCCTGAAACATTTTCACGGATCGGGTATAGTATCGAGTGGTATGTGCAGCCTATCCCCTAAAGTGCGCTAAATTATAACGTTAAACTTCTAACACATGAATTTCAATCATGCATTAAGGCTTTCCAAAGTCCTGATGTAGTGACCCTTGGCCAATGAGGCAATGACACTTGTATAaataattgtattttttttaaagaaaactttGAAACTAATAGCAAATAGAACAAGATAGTTGAACATTTGATCGGCATTTTTGTGATTTTATTGATTCCTcgcccccctcctcctcctaatCTCTCAAGATACGGGTTTAATCATCAAAAAGTCTCAAAAGGTAGTAACGTGTTACATAATTCTCAACATCCAACTATCGAAtaaagtggtttttttttttttggtaaatggaaCAAGGTGGTTGAATGATTGGAAATCTACGGATCTTTCTCCTCTTGAGGCGGTTTTTTCAAAAGATCAAAACTGAAAATTGCAAATAATTTCCATGATAAATTTCGAATTTTTCCTGATTTTAATTGCACAAATTATGAAGTTCAACATGATTTGTCACAGTTAATACATGTATCAAACAAGTGATTGTTTGCATTTATCATACAAAATTAATTGATTTTATAGATTTTTAGTtaaatattcttttttattatttataggattttttagaattttttggACTAAAGTTAGTAAATTAAGAAGAAATTTGTAAATACCAAGCTCGGTTCTCTATATAAATTCACATTTGATGGAAGTCTTGTGGGCAACCCACATTACATTACAAGAAGACTCCTCACCCTTCTCTTGGCCCTCCTCGTTTCAGGTATATATGTTCACTTGGCTTCTTTATTCTTTTACTTTCTTGTCTCCTCTTTCTCCATAAACTCACTCAGTTTAAGGAGATTAGTTCTTTAAAGGGTTCCAGTACTCTTCATGGCAAGTCCACAACAATGGCTGGTGTGGGCTTAATTTATACTGATAGATAGGTATAGGGTCGCTTGATCACCCTCACATGCATAGACTATGTATAAATTCTGTACCAGAAAAAACCATCTCCCCACTATTAGAAGTTTATTGGATCTCTCATGTTTTTGTGTCAATGGCCTTCATGCTAGAGTATTGGCATATGCTTATTAGATCACCTATTTCCTTTCTTAGGTTGAATAGTGTTGTTGAAATAAAAGTACtgatttttggtaattttttactAGGTCTATGAAGGTTTCAAAAATCGGAATTGAATCGGCCGAGGTTGATCTCGATTCTATTCGATCTGGATTGGCCGAACCCATCccaaaatctagggttagggcacAATTGGACGTTTCCTAACTAATTCCTCATAGATCTTGAGATCAGAATCGTCTGATACTAATAAACCCTAGGCTCTACGGACATAAATTCTAAATTATCATAGTTGTAGAAGTACGTACCAATTAATTATCGCAATAGCAAAAGAAATTATTGTTTTTATATTCTTTCTTAGGCAAGAGATTGTTACCTGGTCACATGGTTCCTACACCAACAAAGGGCCATGAGAGCAAACGTAGAGGCATTAatatgaatgaaattttttattaagaAAATTGTCTATAACTACGAGATatgaaaattaattacaaacaAGTACGTTTTACAATTTTTATACCTACTTGTCTTGTAAATCTACTcgttttataattaattttttgtctCGTAAATCTAGGAAGGTGTCCTATAGTTTAATCTTTTATGACATCAATGATACAAcacaagtttgatcccaaaaacaaaaaatgatacaACACAAGTAAATGGGTTTGGATAGAACTGGATCCAATTTAAGATGTCTGGGTTAAATTGATCCACAATAAATTATTCACCCTAGTGAACCCATTAAGATTTTGTAGGTCTTGGGTTCTATCTTCACGGACCAACATGTTTACGGGTTCAAACAACTATAGGCTTAACAAGGCCCAAATTATCTTTTTCTATtgctcattatttttttttttttggtaaacctatTGCTCATTATTAAAGTTCGTTAAAACTTAAGGCCAAAACTATCAATTTCATAGATTTCAAACTTGTTCCAAAGATTCCAATCTAAGGGTTTCAGATTGATGGGCATAACAGGATTTAAGTTACCACATGGGCCTTAATTTTAGGCCATCCAAAATTCATCAAAATGACCCATAGAATacctaaaaatttaaaattggcCACATGAATTTGGGCAAAAATCACCACAAATCGACTATTAAAGCATGACAGACAATTTCCAATTCGATGACTTAGAGCCCTATGGCTGAACCCTAGAAAGTTGACCCAAATATTTACTTCAAAACAATAGCCAAATGGCATTGAAACGATAATTGTgtgcaagagagagaaataacaACAAATTTCCAATTCTCCACATTCATCCAATTAATTATCATGAATTAAAAACTTTAAACACTATGGATAAAACACTCATATATCATAGTTAAAGGTGGGTTTAACCCTAACCATCATGGCTTGTCACATCTTGAAAAATTACAAGGCTGAGAAAATAATATTGAAAATATTCTAAATACATGGGCTGATATTCTCGGTGCCATaacgcagcctgcgcccagacacatgggtctgcTATTTAGGGAGGCAAGGTGgtattttgcccacccccatgtgtctggccATAGCCTGCACCCCTGACATAAACACAAAAGATACGCATGCTGTCAGCATCTCGATTCTTTCGCACACTCTTTCACAAAAAGTGAGACacatttgtatttttttcagTTCATCTATTTGAAAATGTAGACTCCACATAAATAATATCTTTTTCAAAACTCCAATTGGTGTGGTGTGCAGATTCATTCCCACACTAACAACCTGAGAAATCCACTCGTATACAATAAATTCTTAAACCATAAGAGGATTGACATTTGTTACTAAAACCACTAACAACTATGGCCAcaagtgaaaagaaaaatcaagaaatttAACAAGAACCACTGCCTATAAATTTGTAAAATGGATCAAAGCAAGCGGAGTTTGCTCTGAtacaaataatataaataaacttTTAAGTTTTTACACACGTAGTGGAAGAAGTTCAAAAACTTACCTGAGCTAGAGTACCAACGTAGGAAAACTTTTGCCTGGATGGCATGTTTGTAATTTTATAACCGAATGGTTGCCACGTTGTAATTTACAAATTTACAAAGTTCCAACGTTACCCTCCttgtagagatgtaaacggatattcgaaaatccgtattcgatccacatttgtatccgtttaggagaatctgaatccgttcgaaactaatcagatacaaatatgataatccccctatccgatcgattattatctgaTTCGTTTAGTAATttgacggtaataaaatatctgaaatatccttttaagttaccttattggattttttttatttta encodes:
- the LOC122639532 gene encoding G-type lectin S-receptor-like serine/threonine-protein kinase At2g19130; the encoded protein is MELANRDKPISDKSSSQLKLLEDGNLVLFDSSKTRIWSTNLTSITLNSTEAVLLDSGNLVLRHKLNSSAFIWQSFDHQTNTWLPGGKLGLNKLTNTSQMLTSWKNSEDPAMGIFSCELDPAGSSQYFLLWNSSQRYWTSGSWNGHIFSLVPEMEGNNYFYYSYVSNQNESYFTYNVYNTSIITRFLMDVTGQVKQLLWLDGVGWNLFWSQPKQICDVYALCGAFSTCNEQNIHFCECLQGFTPHSTADYYNLSDWSGGCVRRTPLHCVNNVSMNGGKDGFLAMANMSLPINPQSLAVESAQACELACLNNCSCTAYAYDGGCSVWKGDLLNLQQLSEGDGGGGNLYLKLAASELSKSGGKKKRPITGVIVGVISGVVVLLLLGSVLVLFWRRRRRNVFGPSNQIQDSLVQFSYRDLQIATKNFSEQVGRGGFGCVFKGTLPGLTLVAVKKLEGFSQGEKQFRSEVSTIGMIQHINLVRLRGFCCQGTKRLLVYDFMPKGSLDSHLFHDKKDFEIIDWKTRYQIALGTARGLTYLHEKCRDCIIHCDIKPENILLDAEFCPMVADFGMAKLVGREFSRVLTSMRGTFGYLAPEWISGVAITAKADVYSYGMMLFELISGRRNSNQRGDLKVRYFPTWAAKKISENREVISLLDYRLEGNVDHAELTRACRVACWCIQDDEVHRPSMGLVVQMLEGVMDVNPPPLPRTLQTFAEINEDAFKSSSIWGLQTHISQAKSTTSSTISMT